Proteins encoded in a region of the Vicia villosa cultivar HV-30 ecotype Madison, WI linkage group LG5, Vvil1.0, whole genome shotgun sequence genome:
- the LOC131604947 gene encoding uncharacterized protein LOC131604947 has product MVKSSSPSFHKLRNSNKYQQQWYSEYDEKGYVHKCEYCHKVFSTGQALGGHKTSHRSNKQIRDDHHHVNKVYKTMKVTFSLSCSPSNHNNDVGAKPIRHSWTRVFKTTVHHPPTASTFKPNEQQELPAVDLLSLLPPRLYTTKKRSRRYLIHHGVANNTGVDETVVKEEKNLKEGETVLGPRGFQTLDLNELPTNDVERELGQRVVCNFDLNEIPTNDVAD; this is encoded by the coding sequence ATGGTGAAATCTTCTTCACCTTCCTTTCATAAACTCAGAAACAGCAACAAATACCAACAACAATGGTATTCTGAATATGATGAGAAAGGATATGTTCACAAATGTGAGTATTGTCACAAAGTATTCTCCACAGGCCAAGCACTCGGTGGCCACAAGACCTCTCATCGCTCCAACAAACAGATACGTGATGATCATCATCATGTTAATAAAGTTTATAAAACTATGAAGGTCACTTTTTCTTTATCGTGTTCTCCAAGTAATCATAATAATGATGTTGGTGCCAAACCGATAAGACATTCATGGACTAGGGTTTTCAAGACTACTGTTCATCATCCTCCTACTGCATCAACCTTCAAACCTAACGAACAACAAGAGTTACCAGCTGTTGACTTGTTAAGCTTGCTTCCGCCAAGATTGTATACTACAAAGAAAAGGAGCAGGAGATATCTTATTCATCATGGAGTCGCTAATAATACTGGTGTTGATGAAACAGTGGTGAAGGAGGAGAAGAACCTAAAGGAAGGTGAAACAGTATTAGGTCCAAGAGGTTTTCAAACCCTTGATTTGAATGAGCTTCCGACGAATGATGTTGAAAGAGAATTAGGGCAAAGAGTTGTTTGTAACTTCGATTTGAATGAGATCCCAACAAATGACGTTGCTGATTAA